The proteins below are encoded in one region of Stenotrophomonas bentonitica:
- a CDS encoding FHA domain-containing protein, translating to MLPDIQPARLRRVQNLLVHFTHRQHPDQPLKPGVQRIVRHASGGVRLGGDAAGTLLLAQFCLDDRGLWLQVASGMRGIHVNGRPVRRMALLRPGDAVYADGVEMVVQGECEVLNHAPSRSDDGGDDQRLLRGVGGQHHGRSFTLDRPRVIGRGLESDIVIDDPAFAEQHARIERHGDRLLLRDLGAGESTRVNGVSVRHCWLQPGDQLVFDAQHRFVLEVPHDGRKRVASDEEEALLDLPSAVEAPAKPPRVSRWPWLLGSALLLAGLLSLLLWFGAR from the coding sequence ATCCTCCCTGACATCCAACCTGCTAGGCTGCGCCGCGTGCAGAACCTGCTTGTTCACTTCACCCATCGCCAACACCCCGACCAGCCCTTGAAGCCGGGGGTGCAGCGCATCGTGCGCCACGCCTCGGGCGGCGTGCGCCTCGGCGGTGACGCCGCCGGCACCCTGCTGCTGGCCCAGTTCTGCCTGGACGACCGCGGCCTGTGGCTGCAGGTGGCGTCGGGCATGCGCGGCATCCACGTCAACGGCCGGCCGGTGCGGCGGATGGCGCTGCTGCGCCCCGGCGACGCGGTCTATGCCGACGGCGTGGAAATGGTGGTGCAGGGCGAATGCGAAGTGCTCAACCACGCCCCGTCGCGCAGCGATGACGGCGGCGACGACCAGCGCCTGCTGCGCGGGGTCGGCGGCCAGCACCACGGCCGCAGCTTCACCCTGGACCGTCCGCGCGTGATCGGGCGCGGGCTCGAATCGGACATCGTCATCGACGACCCGGCCTTCGCCGAACAGCACGCACGGATCGAACGGCACGGCGACCGCCTGCTGCTGCGCGACCTGGGCGCCGGCGAATCCACCCGCGTCAATGGCGTCAGCGTGCGCCACTGCTGGCTGCAGCCCGGCGACCAGCTGGTCTTCGACGCGCAGCATCGGTTCGTGCTGGAAGTGCCGCACGACGGACGCAAGCGCGTGGCCAGCGACGAAGAAGAAGCACTGCTCGACCTGCCCAGCGCGGTTGAAGCGCCGGCCAAGCCGCCGCGGGTCAGCCGCTGGCCCTGGCTGCTGGGCAGCGCATTGCTGCTGGCCGGCCTGCTCAGCCTGCTGCTGTGGTTCGGCGCGCGCTGA
- a CDS encoding polyhydroxyalkanoic acid system family protein has product MSKIDITHAHALPAEAVRTAVEGMVARLTEKYGVTASWAGDALKFNGSGVEGLIELLPGNVHVVADLGFPVSMMKGMVEDQIRNALREKLG; this is encoded by the coding sequence ATGTCCAAGATCGATATCACCCACGCCCACGCCCTGCCCGCCGAGGCAGTTCGCACGGCCGTGGAGGGCATGGTGGCCAGGCTCACCGAGAAGTACGGCGTGACCGCCAGCTGGGCCGGCGATGCGCTGAAGTTCAACGGCTCCGGCGTCGAGGGCCTGATCGAGCTGCTGCCGGGCAACGTGCATGTCGTGGCCGACCTGGGCTTCCCGGTGTCGATGATGAAAGGCATGGTCGAAGACCAGATCCGGAATGCACTGCGCGAAAAGCTGGGCTGA
- a CDS encoding phasin family protein — MNAHDDYDDRTGEKPSMQDQAERFSRKLTDSAQQIWLAGLGAFGRAQAEGSRVFENLVREGETIDARNREQAGDAPRWRDNVEEHLGEAREKASGTWDKVEKAFDDRVQGVLKRLNIPTAEDVAALNARIEALTTRLNRAEARNASPNADPLPGSHQSPTSDA, encoded by the coding sequence ATGAACGCACACGACGACTACGATGACCGCACCGGCGAAAAGCCCTCGATGCAGGACCAGGCCGAGCGTTTTTCCCGCAAATTGACCGACTCGGCCCAGCAGATCTGGCTGGCCGGGCTTGGCGCGTTTGGACGCGCCCAAGCGGAAGGCAGCCGCGTTTTCGAGAACCTGGTCCGCGAAGGCGAGACCATCGACGCACGCAACCGTGAGCAGGCCGGGGATGCCCCGCGCTGGCGCGACAACGTCGAAGAACACCTGGGCGAGGCCCGCGAGAAAGCGTCCGGTACCTGGGACAAGGTCGAGAAGGCCTTCGACGACCGGGTCCAGGGTGTGCTCAAGCGCCTGAACATCCCGACTGCCGAGGACGTCGCGGCGCTCAATGCCCGGATCGAGGCGCTGACCACCCGCCTCAACCGGGCTGAAGCGCGAAATGCGTCGCCCAATGCGGACCCGTTGCCGGGCAGCCACCAGTCGCCCACCTCCGATGCCTGA
- a CDS encoding restriction endonuclease, with amino-acid sequence MFSWILALLLAVAVWSLAAAYFWLVKRRRKETKLGLNALAGMHWRDFSEIVRRALHEQRGLQDITGEPDDSREPSSDFLMQDAKHQRFLVSCKHGRAYRIGTAAVNELGAAARLAGARGGILITEGRIERDGRATADKQSVEVLDGTLLWPMLQPYLPGDVESRVKNEARREAVRRISIAALGSLTLGLIVGMGYLTSRLDQDETPTAAAPAGTTTPAPVAPDAATSVAAEVTPARPEAEKPAPAPVAPGDNPNSILGTVADPDPETLARYQRELSALVGQQTGVLNAFWQTRQTLAVNRSAEIDEIWPQICHQLKRYPALRTVRIQLNPRLGTDEPVRWRQCATS; translated from the coding sequence ATGTTCTCCTGGATTCTGGCTCTCCTGCTGGCTGTCGCTGTCTGGTCCCTCGCCGCTGCCTACTTCTGGCTGGTGAAACGCCGCCGGAAGGAGACCAAGCTGGGACTCAATGCCTTGGCCGGCATGCACTGGCGGGATTTCTCCGAGATCGTCCGGCGCGCCCTGCACGAGCAGCGCGGGCTGCAGGACATCACCGGCGAGCCCGACGACAGCCGTGAGCCGAGCAGCGACTTTCTGATGCAGGACGCCAAGCACCAGCGCTTCCTGGTGTCGTGCAAGCATGGCCGGGCCTACCGGATCGGCACGGCGGCGGTGAACGAGTTGGGGGCGGCGGCGCGCCTGGCCGGTGCCCGCGGCGGGATCCTGATCACCGAGGGCCGGATCGAGCGCGACGGCCGCGCCACCGCCGACAAGCAGAGCGTGGAGGTGCTGGACGGCACCCTGCTGTGGCCGATGCTGCAGCCCTACCTGCCGGGCGACGTGGAAAGCCGGGTCAAGAACGAGGCGCGGCGCGAGGCGGTGCGGCGGATTTCGATCGCCGCGCTGGGCTCGCTGACGCTGGGGCTGATCGTGGGCATGGGGTATCTGACCTCGCGGTTGGACCAGGATGAGACGCCAACCGCTGCGGCCCCCGCTGGTACCACTACGCCTGCGCCGGTTGCGCCGGATGCGGCGACGTCGGTGGCCGCAGAGGTCACCCCTGCCCGGCCGGAAGCTGAAAAGCCTGCGCCGGCGCCGGTCGCCCCAGGCGACAACCCCAACAGCATCCTCGGCACCGTGGCCGATCCGGACCCAGAGACGCTGGCGCGTTACCAGCGCGAGCTCTCCGCGCTGGTGGGCCAGCAGACCGGCGTGCTCAATGCGTTCTGGCAGACCCGGCAGACGCTGGCGGTGAACCGCTCGGCCGAGATCGACGAGATCTGGCCGCAGATCTGCCACCAGCTGAAGCGTTATCCGGCGCTGCGCACGGTGCGCATCCAGTTGAACCCGCGCCTGGGCACCGACGAACCGGTGCGCTGGCGCCAGTGCGCCACCTCGTAA
- the hutC gene encoding histidine utilization repressor, with translation MTGKKAETLNQRIRADLESRILSGEWAPGFRIPYEHELMELYGCSRMTVNKVLTALAESGMIERRRRAGSFVARQPPHLEQVALEIPDIAMAVGARGHAYGYQLLERAYRAPNPAASEEVALSGEQKLLAIRCLHRADGRPLALEHRLISPVGVPEVLEVDFTTTAPGSWLLQNVSWTRAQHRISAWGADAAAAALLEVKPGTACLVIDRLTWRGEQPITCVRQMFLGDAWDLVAKFAPGAR, from the coding sequence GTGACGGGCAAGAAAGCCGAGACCCTCAACCAGCGTATCCGTGCCGATCTGGAAAGCCGCATCCTCAGCGGGGAATGGGCGCCGGGCTTCCGCATTCCGTACGAGCACGAGCTGATGGAGCTGTACGGCTGCTCGCGGATGACGGTCAACAAGGTGCTCACCGCACTGGCCGAGAGCGGCATGATCGAGCGTCGCCGTCGCGCCGGCTCGTTCGTGGCGCGGCAGCCGCCGCATCTGGAACAGGTGGCGCTCGAAATTCCCGACATCGCGATGGCGGTCGGCGCGCGTGGCCATGCGTACGGTTACCAGCTGCTGGAGCGCGCCTATCGCGCGCCGAACCCGGCGGCCAGCGAAGAAGTGGCGCTCTCGGGCGAGCAGAAGCTGCTCGCGATCCGCTGCCTGCACCGTGCCGATGGCCGGCCGCTGGCGCTGGAGCACCGGCTGATCAGCCCGGTCGGCGTGCCTGAAGTGCTGGAGGTGGATTTCACCACCACCGCGCCGGGCAGCTGGCTGCTGCAGAACGTGTCCTGGACCCGTGCCCAGCACCGGATCAGCGCCTGGGGCGCCGATGCGGCGGCCGCCGCGTTGCTGGAGGTCAAGCCCGGCACCGCCTGCCTGGTCATCGACCGCCTCACCTGGCGCGGCGAACAGCCGATCACCTGCGTACGCCAGATGTTCCTGGGCGACGCCTGGGACCTGGTAGCGAAGTTCGCGCCCGGCGCGCGCTGA
- a CDS encoding formimidoylglutamate deiminase: MPANPAPVLAFHADHALLPQGWARNVRIVCAGGSVQSVAADVAAQPGDTALAIALPGLGNLHSHAFQRGMAGLTEIGGRSGDSFWSWRELMYRFLAHLQPEAVQAIAEQAYVEMLESGFTRVGEFHYLHHAPDGTPYADRAEMAARIAAAAQGSGIGLTLLPVFYAHADFGGAPPNPAQRRLLHDVDGFAQLLDGCRQALRGQDDAVLGIAPHSLRAVTGEELSALLPLNNGPVHIHIAEQTREVDACVAWSGLRPVRWLYEHAAVDERWCLVHATHVDDDEVQRMLASRAVVGLCPITEANLGDGLFPMQAFARGGGRFGVGSDSNVLIDAAEELRLLEYGQRLQLRGRNVLAPQEGVSTGRWLFEQSLHGAAQALGVGCGLQAGAPADVVELDPQHPAMVARDGDALLDSWVFAARNGAVRSVWRGGRELVRHGRHLQRDAVAARFAQALRGVLNAAN, from the coding sequence ATGCCAGCCAACCCCGCACCCGTCCTCGCGTTCCACGCCGACCACGCCCTGTTGCCGCAGGGCTGGGCGCGCAATGTGCGCATCGTCTGCGCCGGCGGCAGCGTGCAGTCGGTGGCGGCTGACGTGGCCGCGCAGCCCGGCGACACCGCCTTGGCGATCGCGCTGCCCGGACTGGGCAACCTGCACAGCCACGCCTTCCAGCGCGGCATGGCCGGGCTGACCGAGATCGGCGGACGCAGCGGCGATAGCTTCTGGAGCTGGCGCGAGCTGATGTACCGCTTCCTGGCCCACCTGCAGCCCGAGGCAGTGCAGGCCATCGCCGAACAAGCCTACGTGGAGATGCTCGAATCGGGCTTCACCCGCGTGGGCGAATTCCATTACCTGCACCACGCGCCGGACGGCACCCCGTATGCGGACCGCGCCGAAATGGCCGCGCGCATCGCCGCCGCCGCACAGGGCAGTGGCATCGGCCTGACCCTGCTGCCGGTGTTCTACGCGCATGCCGATTTCGGCGGCGCACCGCCGAACCCGGCGCAGCGCCGCCTGCTGCACGACGTGGACGGCTTCGCCCAGCTGCTGGACGGTTGCCGCCAGGCGCTGCGTGGCCAGGACGACGCGGTGCTGGGCATCGCCCCGCACAGCCTGCGTGCGGTCACCGGCGAGGAGTTGTCGGCGCTGCTGCCGCTCAACAACGGCCCGGTGCACATCCACATTGCCGAGCAGACCCGCGAGGTCGACGCCTGCGTGGCCTGGAGCGGGCTGCGCCCGGTGCGCTGGCTGTACGAGCACGCCGCCGTCGACGAACGCTGGTGCTTGGTGCACGCCACCCACGTGGACGACGACGAAGTGCAGCGCATGCTGGCCAGTCGCGCGGTGGTGGGCCTGTGCCCGATCACCGAAGCCAACCTGGGCGATGGCTTGTTCCCGATGCAGGCGTTCGCGCGGGGCGGTGGACGCTTCGGCGTGGGCTCGGATTCCAATGTGCTGATCGACGCCGCCGAAGAGCTGCGCTTGCTCGAATACGGGCAGCGCCTGCAGCTGCGCGGGCGCAATGTGCTGGCCCCGCAGGAAGGCGTGTCCACCGGGCGCTGGCTGTTCGAGCAGTCGCTGCACGGCGCCGCGCAGGCGCTGGGCGTGGGCTGCGGCCTGCAGGCGGGTGCGCCGGCCGACGTGGTCGAACTGGACCCGCAGCACCCGGCCATGGTTGCGCGCGACGGCGACGCCTTGCTTGACAGCTGGGTGTTCGCCGCCCGTAATGGCGCCGTTCGATCGGTCTGGCGCGGGGGGCGCGAGCTGGTCCGGCACGGTCGCCACCTGCAGCGCGACGCCGTGGCCGCGCGTTTTGCCCAGGCCCTGCGCGGCGTATTGAACGCCGCGAACTGA
- the hutI gene encoding imidazolonepropionase: MHCDTLWTHAHLITVDGPGLGVIRDGVIAATNGRIVHVGPAGSEAHLQPAQRVDCGGRWISPGLVDCHTHLVYAGNRANEFEQRLQGVSYADIARAGGGIVSTVRATRDASEAELLAASLPRLDAMLAEGITTVEVKSGYGLTLEDESKQLRVAAELARQRAVEIVPTFLGAHAVPPGREAQEYIDEVCNVMIPAVAAQGLAEAVDVFCENIAFSAAQAEQVFTAAQANGLAVKIHAEQLSNQHGAALAARHGALSADHIEHLDDDGIAAMRAAGTVAVLLPGAFYFTRDTTLPPIAALRAAGVPLALATDSNPGTSPLTSPLLAMNMAATLFRMTVDECIAGFTREAARALGRQARIGRLAVGLDCNLAVWDIEAPADLVYRMGFNPLHARVMRGVSV; this comes from the coding sequence ATGCACTGTGACACCCTCTGGACCCACGCCCATCTGATCACCGTCGACGGCCCCGGCCTGGGCGTGATCCGCGACGGGGTGATCGCGGCCACCAACGGCCGCATCGTGCATGTGGGCCCAGCAGGTTCGGAGGCGCACCTGCAGCCGGCGCAGCGGGTGGACTGCGGCGGCCGCTGGATCAGCCCCGGGCTGGTCGACTGCCATACCCACCTGGTCTACGCCGGGAACCGCGCCAACGAATTCGAACAGCGCCTGCAGGGCGTGAGCTATGCCGATATCGCCCGCGCCGGCGGCGGCATCGTCAGCACCGTGCGCGCCACCCGTGACGCCAGTGAGGCCGAGCTGCTCGCGGCGAGCCTGCCGCGGCTGGACGCGATGCTGGCCGAAGGCATCACCACCGTTGAAGTCAAATCCGGTTACGGGCTGACGCTTGAGGATGAAAGCAAGCAGCTGCGCGTGGCCGCCGAACTGGCGCGGCAGCGCGCAGTGGAGATCGTGCCCACCTTCCTCGGCGCGCATGCGGTACCCCCCGGCCGCGAGGCGCAGGAGTACATCGACGAAGTGTGCAACGTGATGATTCCGGCGGTGGCGGCGCAGGGCCTGGCCGAAGCGGTGGACGTGTTCTGCGAGAACATCGCCTTCAGTGCCGCGCAGGCCGAACAGGTGTTCACCGCCGCGCAGGCGAACGGGCTGGCAGTGAAGATCCACGCCGAACAGCTCAGCAACCAGCATGGCGCGGCGTTGGCGGCGCGGCATGGTGCGCTCTCGGCCGACCATATCGAACACCTCGACGACGACGGCATTGCCGCGATGCGCGCGGCCGGCACCGTGGCGGTGCTGCTGCCGGGCGCGTTCTATTTCACCCGCGACACCACCCTGCCCCCGATCGCCGCCCTGCGCGCGGCCGGCGTGCCGCTGGCGTTGGCGACCGACAGCAACCCCGGCACCTCGCCGCTGACCAGCCCGCTGCTGGCGATGAACATGGCCGCCACCCTGTTCCGCATGACCGTGGACGAGTGCATTGCCGGCTTCACCCGTGAAGCGGCGCGTGCGCTCGGCCGACAGGCGCGCATCGGCCGGCTGGCCGTGGGCCTGGACTGCAACCTGGCCGTGTGGGACATCGAGGCGCCTGCCGACCTTGTCTACCGCATGGGCTTCAACCCCCTGCACGCGCGCGTGATGCGCGGCGTATCCGTCTGA
- the hutH gene encoding histidine ammonia-lyase, translated as MSKTLTLQPGAVTLAHWRAIYDGAHVRLDPASAEAVQRSAQTVADIVAKGEPVYGINTGFGKLASVRIERDDLETLQRNIVLSHAAGVGEPMPAPVVRLMMALKLTSLAQGASGIRPATLALLEAFLQHDLVPVIPCQGSVGASGDLAPLSHLASVMIGVGEAFVGGERVPAADALARCGLAPLVLGAKEGLALLNGTQYSTAYALAGLFEIGTVFQAALVTGALSVEAAKGSDTPFDPRIHSIRGQRGQIATAAALRTLMQGSAIRESHRDNDVRVQDPYCLRCQPQVMGAAFDVMRQAATTLVIEANGVSDNPLVFTDTNEALSGGNFHAEPVAFAADMLAMAVCEIGSISERRTAMLVDPALSGLPAFLTPKPGLNSGFMIPQVTAAALVSENKQRAYPASVDSIPTSANQEDHVSMAAHGARRLLQMAENAANVVGIELLAAAQGCDFHTGLRSSDALEAVRQRLRAQVPTLQDDRYFHPDMVAATALVRSGALAEGLAEVLPQVEPLA; from the coding sequence ATGAGCAAGACCCTGACCCTGCAGCCCGGCGCGGTGACGCTGGCGCACTGGCGCGCGATCTACGACGGCGCGCACGTGCGCCTGGACCCGGCCTCGGCCGAGGCGGTGCAGCGCAGTGCGCAGACCGTGGCCGACATCGTCGCCAAGGGCGAGCCGGTGTACGGCATCAATACCGGCTTCGGCAAGCTGGCAAGCGTGCGCATCGAGCGCGACGACCTGGAAACCCTGCAGCGCAATATCGTGCTTTCGCATGCGGCCGGCGTGGGTGAGCCGATGCCGGCGCCGGTGGTGCGCTTGATGATGGCGCTGAAGCTGACCAGCCTGGCGCAGGGCGCGTCGGGCATCCGCCCGGCCACGCTGGCGCTGCTGGAGGCGTTCCTGCAGCACGACCTGGTGCCGGTGATTCCGTGCCAGGGCTCGGTGGGTGCCTCGGGCGACCTCGCCCCGCTGTCGCACCTTGCCAGCGTGATGATCGGCGTCGGCGAAGCCTTCGTCGGCGGTGAACGCGTCCCTGCGGCCGACGCGCTGGCGCGCTGCGGGCTGGCCCCGCTGGTGCTGGGTGCGAAGGAAGGCCTGGCCCTGCTCAACGGCACCCAGTACTCCACCGCCTATGCACTGGCCGGGCTGTTCGAGATCGGCACCGTGTTCCAGGCCGCACTGGTCACCGGCGCGCTGTCGGTGGAAGCGGCCAAGGGTTCGGACACGCCGTTCGACCCGCGCATCCACAGCATCCGCGGCCAGCGCGGCCAGATCGCCACGGCGGCGGCACTGCGCACATTGATGCAGGGCTCGGCGATCCGCGAGTCGCACCGCGACAACGACGTGCGCGTGCAGGACCCGTACTGCCTGCGTTGCCAGCCGCAGGTGATGGGCGCGGCGTTCGATGTGATGCGCCAGGCCGCGACCACGCTGGTGATCGAAGCCAACGGCGTGTCCGACAACCCGCTGGTGTTCACCGACACCAACGAAGCACTCAGCGGCGGCAACTTCCACGCCGAACCAGTGGCCTTCGCCGCCGACATGCTGGCCATGGCGGTGTGCGAGATCGGCTCGATCAGCGAACGCCGCACCGCGATGCTGGTGGACCCGGCGCTGTCCGGCCTGCCCGCGTTCCTGACTCCGAAGCCGGGCCTGAATTCCGGCTTCATGATTCCGCAGGTCACCGCTGCGGCGCTGGTCTCGGAAAACAAGCAGCGCGCCTACCCGGCCAGCGTGGATTCCATTCCCACCTCGGCCAACCAGGAAGATCATGTGTCGATGGCCGCGCACGGCGCGCGCCGCCTGCTGCAGATGGCCGAGAACGCGGCGAATGTAGTGGGCATCGAACTGCTCGCCGCCGCGCAGGGCTGCGACTTCCACACCGGGCTGCGCTCCAGCGATGCGCTGGAAGCAGTGCGCCAGCGCCTGCGCGCGCAGGTGCCGACCCTGCAGGACGACCGTTACTTCCACCCGGATATGGTCGCCGCCACGGCGCTGGTGCGCAGCGGCGCGCTGGCCGAAGGGCTGGCCGAGGTGCTGCCACAGGTGGAGCCGCTGGCATGA
- the hutG gene encoding N-formylglutamate deformylase, with product MNAHPDWLQVHEGDAPLIVSFPHTGTELPDALAGDFVSPWLARRDADWWVHELYDFAQRIGATTVRSAISRSVIDLNRDPSGVSLYPGQNTTGLCPLTTFDNQPLHHPGREPDAAAIAQRRDTWFAPYHDALTAQIARLRQRHGTVVVYDAHSIRSHIPHLFDGELPQFNLGTAGPSGTPDTSCDNALSDVVENLCRISGMSHVRNGRFKGGWITRHYSDIPGGVHSLQMELACRGYMHEPELVDVHSWPTPLDPDHAAPLRQTLQQVLNACLEFANSRSAA from the coding sequence ATGAACGCCCACCCGGACTGGCTGCAGGTGCACGAAGGCGATGCACCGCTGATCGTCAGCTTCCCGCACACCGGCACCGAGCTGCCCGACGCGCTGGCTGGCGACTTCGTGTCGCCGTGGCTGGCCCGCCGCGACGCGGACTGGTGGGTGCATGAGCTGTACGACTTCGCGCAGCGGATCGGGGCGACCACGGTCCGTTCAGCGATCTCGCGCTCGGTGATCGACCTCAACCGCGACCCCAGCGGGGTCTCGCTGTATCCCGGCCAGAACACCACCGGACTATGCCCGCTGACCACCTTCGACAACCAGCCGCTGCACCATCCCGGCCGCGAGCCGGATGCGGCGGCGATCGCCCAGCGTCGCGATACCTGGTTCGCGCCGTACCACGACGCGCTCACCGCGCAGATCGCACGGCTGCGCCAGCGCCACGGCACGGTGGTGGTGTACGACGCGCATTCGATCCGTTCGCATATTCCGCACCTGTTCGACGGTGAGCTGCCGCAGTTCAACCTGGGCACGGCCGGTCCGTCCGGCACGCCGGACACCTCGTGCGACAACGCACTGAGCGATGTGGTGGAGAACCTCTGCCGGATCAGCGGCATGAGCCACGTGCGCAACGGCCGCTTCAAGGGTGGCTGGATCACCCGCCACTACAGCGACATTCCCGGCGGCGTACACAGCCTGCAGATGGAGCTGGCCTGCCGCGGCTACATGCACGAGCCCGAATTGGTAGACGTGCACAGCTGGCCCACCCCGCTCGACCCCGACCACGCTGCACCGCTGCGCCAGACCCTGCAGCAGGTGCTCAACGCCTGCCTTGAATTCGCGAACTCCCGGAGTGCTGCATGA
- the hutU gene encoding urocanate hydratase yields the protein MSCHDSTRIIIAPTGTTLTAKSWLTEAPLRMLMNNLHPDVAERPQELVVYGGIGRAARDWESYDAIVETLTRLEDDQTLLVQSGKPVGVFRTHADAPRVLIANSNLVPRWANWDHFNELDKKGLAMYGQMTAGSWIYIGAQGIVQGTYETFVEMGRQHYNGSLAGKWLFTGGLGGMGGAQPLAAVMAGASCLAVECRKSSIEMRLRTGYLDTWTDNLDEALRLIEESCTAKKPLSVGLLGNVADVLDELLLRGVKPDLLTDQTSAHDPVNGYLPQDWTVEEWDEKRVSAPKEVEKAARASMANHVLAMLGFHALGVPTVDYGNNLRQMALEEGVANAFDFPGFVPAYIRPLFCRGIGPFRWAALSGDPEDIAKTDAKVKELIPDNPHLHRWLDMAAEKIKFQGLPARICWVGLGDRDRLGLAFNEMVANGELKAPVVIGRDHLDSGSVASPNRETEAMADGSDAVSDWPLLNALLNTASGATWVSLHHGGGVGMGFSQHAGMVIVCDGTEAAAKRIARVLWNDPATGVMRHADAGYEIAIECAKEKGLDLPGIL from the coding sequence ATGAGCTGTCACGATTCCACCCGCATCATCATCGCCCCCACCGGCACCACGCTCACCGCCAAGAGCTGGCTGACCGAAGCGCCGCTGCGGATGCTGATGAACAACCTGCACCCGGACGTGGCCGAGCGCCCGCAGGAACTGGTGGTGTACGGCGGCATCGGCCGCGCCGCGCGCGACTGGGAAAGCTATGACGCGATCGTGGAAACCCTGACCCGTCTTGAAGACGACCAGACCCTGCTGGTGCAGTCGGGCAAGCCGGTCGGCGTGTTCCGCACCCATGCCGACGCGCCGCGCGTGCTGATCGCCAATTCCAACCTGGTGCCGCGCTGGGCCAACTGGGACCACTTCAACGAGCTGGATAAGAAGGGCCTGGCCATGTACGGCCAGATGACCGCCGGCAGCTGGATCTACATCGGCGCGCAGGGCATCGTGCAGGGCACTTACGAGACGTTTGTGGAAATGGGTCGCCAGCACTACAACGGCAGCCTGGCCGGCAAGTGGTTGTTCACCGGCGGCCTGGGTGGCATGGGCGGCGCGCAGCCGCTGGCTGCGGTGATGGCGGGTGCTTCGTGCCTGGCGGTGGAATGCCGCAAGAGCAGCATCGAAATGCGCCTGCGCACCGGCTACCTGGACACCTGGACCGACAACCTGGACGAGGCCCTGCGCCTGATCGAGGAATCGTGCACGGCGAAGAAGCCGCTGTCGGTTGGCCTGCTCGGCAACGTGGCCGACGTGCTGGATGAACTGCTGCTGCGCGGGGTCAAGCCGGACCTGCTGACCGACCAGACCTCCGCACATGACCCGGTCAACGGCTACCTGCCGCAGGACTGGACCGTGGAAGAGTGGGACGAGAAGCGCGTTTCCGCGCCGAAGGAAGTGGAAAAGGCGGCGCGTGCCTCGATGGCCAACCACGTGCTGGCCATGCTCGGTTTCCATGCGCTCGGCGTGCCGACCGTGGACTACGGCAACAACCTGCGCCAGATGGCGCTGGAAGAAGGCGTGGCCAATGCGTTCGACTTCCCCGGCTTCGTGCCGGCCTACATCCGTCCGCTGTTCTGCCGCGGCATCGGCCCGTTCCGCTGGGCTGCGCTCAGTGGCGATCCGGAAGACATCGCCAAGACCGATGCCAAGGTCAAGGAACTGATTCCGGACAACCCGCACCTGCACCGCTGGCTGGACATGGCGGCCGAGAAGATCAAGTTCCAGGGCCTGCCGGCGCGCATCTGCTGGGTCGGCCTGGGCGACCGCGACCGGCTGGGCCTGGCGTTCAACGAGATGGTCGCCAACGGTGAGCTGAAGGCACCGGTGGTGATCGGCCGCGACCACCTGGACAGCGGCAGCGTGGCCTCGCCCAACCGCGAAACCGAAGCGATGGCCGACGGCTCGGACGCGGTCTCGGACTGGCCGCTGCTCAACGCCCTGCTCAACACCGCCAGCGGCGCGACCTGGGTGTCGCTGCACCACGGCGGCGGCGTCGGCATGGGCTTCTCGCAGCACGCCGGCATGGTGATCGTGTGCGACGGCACCGAAGCGGCCGCCAAGCGCATCGCGCGCGTGCTGTGGAACGACCCGGCCACCGGGGTGATGCGGCATGCGGACGCCGGGTATGAGATCGCTATCGAATGTGCGAAGGAAAAGGGGTTGGACCTGCCGGGCATTCTTTGA